Within Alcaligenes sp. SDU_A2, the genomic segment CAGCAACGCCAATATCCCGGCCAGCCAGAACTCGCGGGCGGGCGCATCAACCATGCGCTTTTCAACATCGTTCACCATGCGCTGCACACGCGCCAGATCCCCCGGCAGGTCGCGCTGCACCATACTCCAGAAACGAGGCGTCAGTATGGACTGTGAGCGGCGTCCCAACTCGGCCTGAAACATCTGGCGGCGCTGCTGGGACACCTGATCCATGCCTTGCCGGGCCTCCACACCGATCAAACGAGCCAGCTTGATCTGACCATCCAGGTTGGACTGGGCCTGCTGCAATTGCGTGCGTTGACGGGCGATGTCCTCGGATTCAGCCGCCTGCTCGTCCAGCGGCCCTAATTGGGTCAGCCGCGCATCCACGCTGGCCAGCTCCGGCTCCAGCCGGGTCCCGATATCCTGGGCCTGCTCCTGGGCGTCATTCAGGCTGTTGCGCAGCTCCACCAGATCGGTATCGCTCAGGCCATCGGGCTTTTGCAAACGCCCTTGTACCTTCTGCAAGGTCTGGCGCAAGCCGTCCAGGGCCTTGCCGGCCTCCTCTACCTGAAGCGCCGTCGGCTCGGCAGCCTGCGCCCCCCCTCCCAGGGAAAGACCAAGAAAGCAAACACACAACAGGGCGCAAAGCCCCAGGCGGCGCAAGAACTGCATCGGAACGGCTCCAGTATCCGGCATCGCCGCTCCGGCCCCGGCATAGGAACCCGTCGATACGGCGAAGTAAAAACATGCACAGAATACTCAAGAATCGTGTCGATCGCGCTACCCGATGAAACCAGGAGCATATCTTTTTGGCTCTATGGCCACGATCGGGGCTGGCACAGGCGGGCTTCGCCCTCGTAGACCAGGTAAAACGTCGTCCTCTTTTCTTTGCCAGCCGTGCAGCAGGTCGGCGTGGCTGGCCAAGAAAACAGCATCGCTGTCCTACCCCTTAGCGGATCTGCTGCGCCACCATAAAGCCCGACGCTCCCGCCAGCCCGGGCCCTGGATGGGTAGACGCACCAATGTGATACACATTTTTGTACGGTGTGCGGTGCGCGCGGGCCCCCTGGGTGCTGGCAAAAGGCCGCATCCAAAAAAACTGGTCGGGGGAGCACACACCCGAATACGGATCGCCGCCCACCAGATTGCAATTGATCTTTTCAAGATCAGCCGGAGACAGAACCTTGACGCCGATGATCTGCTGACGCAGACCGGGCATGACCGCTTCCAGTTGATCGATAATGCGTTCGCTGACTGCATCACGCACCGCATCTGTCCACTGCCCATCAGCCGGAACGGCGATCTTGCGGGCGGCATCGCCACGTAGGCGGGCAGGCATATCCTGCATCTGCATCCACAAAATCCACTTGCCCGAGGGCGCGCGGCCTGGGTCCACCGCGCAAGGCTGACCAATCGCCACCGTCGGCTTGGCCGGGATCAAGCCATTATTGGCCTGTGCCACGCTCATGCTGACATCTTCCAGGCCATCGGACAGATGCAGCAGCGGCACTTTCAGCAATTCCGGGTCGCTCCAGTTGGGCACGCCGTCCAAGGCAATATGGATCTGCATATCGCCACGCCCGAAGCGATACGCCTGCGCCTGTTCGCGCACCGCCGCCGGCGCGCCGGGCAATAGACGTCCATATAGCTGCGGCGGCGTTACATTGCACACCACGGCCTCGCTGGCCTCGTAGATCCTGCCGCCGGCGCGCACGCCGCTGGCTTTCTGGCCGTCCAACACAATTTGCTCGACTTCCGTATTTAACAGAATGCGTCCGCCGGCTTTTTCGACGATGGCGCACAGCGCGCGCACCAGATTCTGCCCGCCGCCCTTGACCACCGGCATGCCACCGGCCACCACCGCTGCGAAGGTCAGTTTACCGATCAGGGCCGAACTGGCATCGTCCGGTCCCAGCCCCGAATGCAAGACCCAGGGGGCCATCATGCCGCGCACACGATTGTCTTGGATTTCGCGCTCCGCCCAGCGACGAAAGGACTCCAGCGACTCGCGGCCATACTGCACCATGCCGTCCAAGCGGCGTTTGCGCCACTGCGAAAACAACAAACCCAACAAGCCGCGGCTGTAAGGCTCCGACCCCAGCAAGCCAAAGGTCAGCGCGGCATCGCGCTCGAACAGTTGGCTGGCCATCTGTCCAAAGGCGGCCCCATCGCCCGCCGCAAAGTCATTGATGCGCTGCACCGCATCGCCCACGTCGCGGCGCAAGGCCAGGCCCCGGCCATCGCTCCCCACCACGCCGGTGGTATACCCATTATCCAGAAACTCCACGCCGTGGGCCGCCAGATCATCCTTCAGGCGCGCATAAGCGGCACCGGAGGTAAACAAGGGATACCAGGACGACAAGACTTCGTGCGTAAAGCCGGGAAACAGTTCTTCTGTGCGTATGCAGCCCCCGGCCCTGTCATTGCGCTCGATGATCAGCACTCGCTTGCCGCGCTGCGCCAACAAAGCCGCGCAAACCAGGGAATTGATGCCACTGCCCACCACCACCACGGCATGCCGTTCATTCTTTTTTTCGCTTGTCATCCTGCATCCTTATTCTTGTTGCCCACAATGGGCCAGGCTTTTTGTACCCTATTTCGCTGCGTCTCAGCCAGCGTGCCGCTGCGCCCAGGCCTCAAACCAATGCCGTGGCGAACGCCCCTGGTCGGGCCCCAATACGGAAAAGCCGCCGTCCACGGGCAGATCCACACCCGTCATCCAGGACGCCGCGCCCGACACGGCAAACAGCACCGCCTGGGCCACTTCCTGACCCGACCCCACCCGGCCCAGTGGGTGTACCTGTGCGCCCACCTGATCGGCCCGTTCGCGCGATCCAGCGGCCATGCTTTGCGTGGCCGGCGACCAGGTCCAGGCCGGCGACACGGTCAGAACACGGATGCCGGCCGGCGCCAACTCCACCGCCAGGCTCTTGGTCAGCTGCAAAATGGCCGCCTTGGACGCCGGATACAGCGCCCGTCCGGCAACCCCGAATTTGCCGCCCGTACTGCCCATATTGATGATGACCCCACCCTGCCCCATATACGCACTGGCCTTCTGCGCCAAAATGGCGCTCGACACCAGGTTCACGTCCAAAGTCTCGTGCCACAACGCCCGGCTGGAGGCCAGCCCCTGGTCGCCATAGCTGCAGGCATTGTTGACCAGAATATCGATGCGCCCGGTCTGTTCCAGGGCCAACTGCACACAGGCATCCAATTGTGCATCGTCACGGATGTCGGCATGCAGAAAATGCGCCCGGCCCACGGCGTTCAGGCGCGCCAACGTCGCCTGGCCCTGCTCTTGCCCCAAGCCCACCATCAAGACCCAGGCACCAGCACCGCACAGGGCCAAGGCAATGTCGGCACCCAAACCTTGACTGGCACCGGTCACAATGGCGACCTTGCCCTGCAAGTTAACGGAAAAATCCTGCTCCATCTTATCCCCCTGTGGCAACTAGCCGCCAAAGACCGCGTCCCAATCTTCCTGCTGGTCGATATCGGCAATCAGGCTCATACTGGCCAGCGACGCCTCGTGCGTGCCGGGCGGCGCAGCGCAGGCCGTGGCGGCCACCGCCACCTCGAAGCCCATGTCCACGGCATGACGCACCGTGCTCTCGACAACAGAATGCGTCGCCACGCCGGCCACAACCAGCCTGTCCACACCCAGACGACGCAGCACCGGTTCCAAGGAAGAGCCGAAAAACGCATTGATGCGGGTGTGATGCACCTCGAACTCCTGCGGCAAAGGCTCAAGCCCCGTGTAGAAGTCCGCCCCCCAACTGCCCACCTGCATGGCCCCGATACGCTGCACATTGCGCAAAATGGGCGCATTGGTCAGCAAATCGGCGTAATCAGGCCGGTAACCGACCCGCACATGCACCACCGGCACGCCGCGCGCCCTGGCCTGAGCCAGCAAGCGGCCTGCAGCGGCAATCAGTTGCTGACGCTGCGGGCTGTCGGCCGTCAGGCCGACCCGGATACGGCCATCCGCATGCAAGACATCGTTCTGGTAATGCAAGGCCAGCAAGGCCGTGCGCCCGCCCATCAGATATACACCTGAATGGCGCCGTGCACCGCATCGCGGTCCACCAGATTGACTTGCTTCATGCGCAGCTTCCAGCCGCCGTCCTCTTGCGCTTGCAGCTTATGGATCAGCGAACCGACGCGGTGCACCGGCTCCTTGCCGCGCCACTCCATCGAATGGAAAGCGGAGCGCACCACCAGATAGCCATCGGGATCGGTGCCGTCTATCATCACATTGCTCACGACGCGACACGACTGCGTCACCGGCTGCTGGGACCAGTTGCGGCTGTTTTCCAGCCGACGGATACGCAGTTCGCGCAACAGTTTGTTCTCCCAGCACAGCGAAATATGTTCGTAGGGGCTGGTCTGATCGAAACTGTGCGGCACCCAGTACATCCCGTCCTCGGTCCACAGATCCAGCCACTCTGGCCAGCGGCGCTCGTCCAACAGGCGGGCCTCGTGGTAGATGTACTGCTCCACGGCACGGCTGGCCTGCGGATTCAGATTCACAGGCGCAACGCGGTCCACCCCTACATCAAAATCGATATCAAACAGCATGACGTCTCTCCTTGCTCAAGCCATGGTCATGAATTTTTTCCAGGCGCGAAACTGGTTGCGCATGGGCAATTCGCTGGTGCCGTTGGTCGCCACCATGCCGCCTTCTATCGGTTTGTCCGTGCCGTTATAACGGTGCATGCTGATCCAGTCGCCGCCGCGCGTCAGATTCCCTTCCTGGCAACGGCCATACACTTCAATATCGTCCGGCATCACGTTAGAGGACGGCGAATTGATCAGATTGGCATACATCAGCCCACGCTTATAGATCTCGTCCGGAGCCCCTTTCAGGCGAAACAGCTGAATCTCCACATGCGTGCGGTCCACCGCCACCGGGCGGATCACGCGAAACTGCTGGAACACCGTATGCGGCGAGCCACTGCCGTAGATAATGGTGTTGTGGCGATTCTGGCCCAAAATGCCTAGCGCCTTCTCTTCGCCGTACGCATCCTTCAAGGTCTCGAAATGCGCCTTGGATACCGGGTCGGTTTCGATGGCGCCGGGATTGAAGATGCCTTCCATATAGCCGTGGCCATTCTCGAAGGCATACAGGTCCAGCTTTTCCCAGAAGCCATACGGTTCGCCGTTGCCATCCATAATGTGCAGCTCCAGCGGCATGGAACCGTAATCCTGGGCCTGCTCGCGCGCCGCCACATACGACGATTCGTGCGTGACATTAGCGTGCATGGTGTCGTGCAGATTCTCGTAGAACACTTTCCAGTTCGAGGGTTGCCAAACCTTGAAGGTGCCGCCCACCACTTCCACTTCCCCGACCGGGGAGCGATCGCACATATTGTCGATGGACGTAATCACATGCCCCAGGAACTCGCCCAGATCCGGGCCCTCGGCGCTCTGGTTGGCAAACACAAAGCCACGGTAGCTTTCCACCCTGGCCACGCGGCGCATGGAAAAGTCCGGATGTTTGGGATCGAAACAAGTGCCTTCAAAACCATTTTTCATGGGTGCGGCCAAATGCTGGCCATCCAGCTTGAAGGTCCAGGCATGGTAGGGGCAGCGAAAGAACTTGCCCGTATTACCGCAACCTTCGGCCACGACCTTGGCCCCTTTGTGCGGGCAGCGGTTATACAGCACATACACTTTCTTGTCGCTGCCGCGCACCATAATCACTTCCTGACCGCCCAGCGATGTCGTGTGGTAGTCACCGGGATTGGGCACCTGACTGTCATGCCCCACATAAATCCAGGCACGTCCGTAAATCCGCTCCATTTCCAGCCGGAAAATCTCGGGATCGGTATAGACCGACTTATGCACACTGTCCTCGCGCACCAGCGCGGCCAGGTCTTCGTTGCTGTAACTCATGGTTCTCTCCTTGGAGCCG encodes:
- a CDS encoding phytoene desaturase family protein — its product is MTSEKKNERHAVVVVGSGINSLVCAALLAQRGKRVLIIERNDRAGGCIRTEELFPGFTHEVLSSWYPLFTSGAAYARLKDDLAAHGVEFLDNGYTTGVVGSDGRGLALRRDVGDAVQRINDFAAGDGAAFGQMASQLFERDAALTFGLLGSEPYSRGLLGLLFSQWRKRRLDGMVQYGRESLESFRRWAEREIQDNRVRGMMAPWVLHSGLGPDDASSALIGKLTFAAVVAGGMPVVKGGGQNLVRALCAIVEKAGGRILLNTEVEQIVLDGQKASGVRAGGRIYEASEAVVCNVTPPQLYGRLLPGAPAAVREQAQAYRFGRGDMQIHIALDGVPNWSDPELLKVPLLHLSDGLEDVSMSVAQANNGLIPAKPTVAIGQPCAVDPGRAPSGKWILWMQMQDMPARLRGDAARKIAVPADGQWTDAVRDAVSERIIDQLEAVMPGLRQQIIGVKVLSPADLEKINCNLVGGDPYSGVCSPDQFFWMRPFASTQGARAHRTPYKNVYHIGASTHPGPGLAGASGFMVAQQIR
- a CDS encoding SDR family oxidoreductase encodes the protein MEQDFSVNLQGKVAIVTGASQGLGADIALALCGAGAWVLMVGLGQEQGQATLARLNAVGRAHFLHADIRDDAQLDACVQLALEQTGRIDILVNNACSYGDQGLASSRALWHETLDVNLVSSAILAQKASAYMGQGGVIINMGSTGGKFGVAGRALYPASKAAILQLTKSLAVELAPAGIRVLTVSPAWTWSPATQSMAAGSRERADQVGAQVHPLGRVGSGQEVAQAVLFAVSGAASWMTGVDLPVDGGFSVLGPDQGRSPRHWFEAWAQRHAG
- a CDS encoding cysteine hydrolase family protein; this translates as MGGRTALLALHYQNDVLHADGRIRVGLTADSPQRQQLIAAAGRLLAQARARGVPVVHVRVGYRPDYADLLTNAPILRNVQRIGAMQVGSWGADFYTGLEPLPQEFEVHHTRINAFFGSSLEPVLRRLGVDRLVVAGVATHSVVESTVRHAVDMGFEVAVAATACAAPPGTHEASLASMSLIADIDQQEDWDAVFGG
- a CDS encoding aromatic-ring-hydroxylating dioxygenase subunit beta; protein product: MLFDIDFDVGVDRVAPVNLNPQASRAVEQYIYHEARLLDERRWPEWLDLWTEDGMYWVPHSFDQTSPYEHISLCWENKLLRELRIRRLENSRNWSQQPVTQSCRVVSNVMIDGTDPDGYLVVRSAFHSMEWRGKEPVHRVGSLIHKLQAQEDGGWKLRMKQVNLVDRDAVHGAIQVYI
- a CDS encoding aromatic ring-hydroxylating dioxygenase subunit alpha, which encodes MSYSNEDLAALVREDSVHKSVYTDPEIFRLEMERIYGRAWIYVGHDSQVPNPGDYHTTSLGGQEVIMVRGSDKKVYVLYNRCPHKGAKVVAEGCGNTGKFFRCPYHAWTFKLDGQHLAAPMKNGFEGTCFDPKHPDFSMRRVARVESYRGFVFANQSAEGPDLGEFLGHVITSIDNMCDRSPVGEVEVVGGTFKVWQPSNWKVFYENLHDTMHANVTHESSYVAAREQAQDYGSMPLELHIMDGNGEPYGFWEKLDLYAFENGHGYMEGIFNPGAIETDPVSKAHFETLKDAYGEEKALGILGQNRHNTIIYGSGSPHTVFQQFRVIRPVAVDRTHVEIQLFRLKGAPDEIYKRGLMYANLINSPSSNVMPDDIEVYGRCQEGNLTRGGDWISMHRYNGTDKPIEGGMVATNGTSELPMRNQFRAWKKFMTMA